Within the Dechloromonas denitrificans genome, the region TTCCCGCGAGTAACCCTCATCGTCGGCCAGCCCGAGGTGGATGGGCAGGGCCTTGCCCTGGCTGCCGTTGACCACCTTGAGATAGCTTTGCTCGTCGACATCGAAGGCGGCGTAGATGCGGTCGGCCGAGACCAGCGAGGTCAGGGCCGGGCCGTTGCCGGGCGCGACCAGGTTGCCGACGGTGACTTCGGCGCGCGAGACGCGGCCGGCGATCGGTGCCGTGATGCGGGTGTATTCGAGATTGAGCTGGGCGACGTTGAGTGCCGCCTTGGCTGCCTGCAGGTTGGCCTTGGCTTCGCGGGCGGCATTCTGCTTCTCGTCGAAGTCGCGGCGGGCGATGGCGTTTTCGGCCAGCAGGCGCTCGCCGCGCGCCAGGTCGCTGGCGGTGTAGGCGGTGCGGGCTTCCATGGCGGCGAGCTGGGCTTCGGCGCGCGCCACTTCGGCGGCGAAGGGGCGCGGGTCGATGGTGAACAGCAGGTCGCCCTTCTTGACCAGGCTGCCATCCTTGAAATGCACGGCAGTCAGTATGCCGGAGACCTGCGGGTGGATCTCGACCCGCTCGACGGCTTCGAGGCGGCCGGAGTACTGCTGCCATTCGGTGACGGCGCGGCTGGCGACGGCGGCGACATCGACCGTCGTGGCGGCCGGCGCGGCGACGGCCGGGGTGGCGGCGGCCTGGTGATAGACGGCGAGACCGCCGCCGACCGAGAACAGGCCGGCTAGCGCGGCGGCCAGGATAAGGCGTTTTTGACGTTGGGGCATGGTGGTTCCTCTTTAGTTTTGAATGACTGTTTTCGATTTCAGCGTTCGCTGGGGGTGTGGCTCAGCGTAGGCGGGGAAGGCATTTCAGGGGATACCCGTTCCTCGCCATTGCTTGCCTGATCCTACAAATTCAGTGGGTGCCTGGGCGGCGGGGCTTCCCACAGCCGGCGGCGAAGGAAATGGGCGATTTCATCGAGCGCCGGCTGGTGCACGGCGAGCGCCGCATGGGTAACCTTGGCAAAGCGCACGACCTGGGTCGGCACGCCGGCGGCGATCAGTGCCGCGGCGTATTTCTCGGCTTCGTTGTGCAGCACGTCGCATTCGGCGGTGACGATCAGCGCCGGCGGCAAGCCGGCCTGGCGCACCGAGGCCAGCGGCGAGGCGTAGGGATGCAGGCGCTGGCGCGACTGCGGCAGATATTGGCTGTAGCAGGTGGCACAGGTCGCGGCGCTGAGATCGGAATTGAGCTTGGCACCGTCGCCGAGCCGGGTCATGCTCGGGTCGAGCATCGGCCCGACCAGCACCTGGGCGACGATAGCCGGGCCGTTGCGGTCGCGGGCGATCAACGTCAATGCGGCGGCCAGGTTGCCGCCGGCATCGTCGCCGGCCACCGCCAGCCGGCGGGCATCGCCACCCAGGCCGGCGGCATGCGCGGCCAGCCACAAGGCCGCGGCGTGGGCATCTTCCGGCGCCGCCGGGAAAGGTCGGGCCGGGGCCAGCGCGTAGCCGACGGCCAGCACCAGCGCCGGGCAATGCTCGGCGATGAAACGGGCCGGCCGGTCGGCATCGTCGAGGCAGCCGCCGATGAAGCCGCCGCCGTGGAAATAGATGACGACGGGCAGGCTGGTCGTGCTGGCTGCCGGCCGGTACAGACGCAGGGCAATCGGCGCGGTCGGGCCGGCGATAGTGAAATTCACCGGCTGGCTGGTCGTCGTGGCGGGGCTTGCTTCCATCGTGGTCGGGGCAGCGAAAACTGCCGGAAATTGGGATGGAGCTATTGTCGGAATTATTTGTAACGGGATAAACCGGTGTATTTCGACAATACTATTCAATGTCAACAAACAATCATGTCGCACATTTTCCCGCTACCCACAATATTTAGGCAGACGGTCCGTCTGCCGCAAGCAGGGCAGCAACAAGCTATGGACGATTGGCCATTTCCAGAAAGGAGAGAACACTATTCATGGCGCGACATGGAACGGCCAAGTTCGCGGTCGTTCTGGTGCCATTGGCACTGCGCGCCATTCAGGCCGGGGCGTTGCGCCGTCTGGTCGCGGAATCGGCTCGCCCCGTACGGGCGAGTGATCCAGTCCGGCCTCGCCCCTTATTGCATAGTCAAGTCCACGCTGATCGTCAGATCGAGCGCCAACACCAGCAAGAGGCAGGGCGCGGCACCCGCCGAGGTTTACTTCACCTCGCTGACGAACCGGTCGCGGGGTCTTCTGATCTTTTTGAGATTGACCAGCCAATCCTGATCGGCATCCCGATAACCCAGCGGCAGGATGGTCACGCTCCTGAGCCCCTTGGCTGGCAGCCCAAGGATGTCATCCAGTGCCTTGGGATCGAAGCCTTCCATCGGCGTGCTATCCGCTTCTTCGAACGCCGCCGCGACCAGCGCCACCCCCAGGCCGATGTAGGCCTGTCGGGCCGCATGCTGGTAGTTTTCCTCGGCGTTACGTGGCGGGTACATCCCCAGAAGCATGGCGCGGTAGTTTTCCCAGCCTTCGTTCCCGCCGCCGCGTTCTTCGTTGGTCAGATCGAACATCATGTTGATCCGCTCCGCCGTGTAGTTGTCCCAGGCGGCGAATACCAGCAGGTGCGAGCAGTCAGTGACCTG harbors:
- a CDS encoding NAD(P)H-dependent oxidoreductase, yielding MDLIEKLNWRYATKKMLPQKIVPQEKVERILEAIRLAPTSSGLQPYEVIVVTNPGIREKIQAIAKNQAQVTDCSHLLVFAAWDNYTAERINMMFDLTNEERGGGNEGWENYRAMLLGMYPPRNAEENYQHAARQAYIGLGVALVAAAFEEADSTPMEGFDPKALDDILGLPAKGLRSVTILPLGYRDADQDWLVNLKKIRRPRDRFVSEVK
- a CDS encoding alpha/beta hydrolase, with translation MEASPATTTSQPVNFTIAGPTAPIALRLYRPAASTTSLPVVIYFHGGGFIGGCLDDADRPARFIAEHCPALVLAVGYALAPARPFPAAPEDAHAAALWLAAHAAGLGGDARRLAVAGDDAGGNLAAALTLIARDRNGPAIVAQVLVGPMLDPSMTRLGDGAKLNSDLSAATCATCYSQYLPQSRQRLHPYASPLASVRQAGLPPALIVTAECDVLHNEAEKYAAALIAAGVPTQVVRFAKVTHAALAVHQPALDEIAHFLRRRLWEAPPPRHPLNL
- a CDS encoding efflux RND transporter periplasmic adaptor subunit, whose amino-acid sequence is MPQRQKRLILAAALAGLFSVGGGLAVYHQAAATPAVAAPAATTVDVAAVASRAVTEWQQYSGRLEAVERVEIHPQVSGILTAVHFKDGSLVKKGDLLFTIDPRPFAAEVARAEAQLAAMEARTAYTASDLARGERLLAENAIARRDFDEKQNAAREAKANLQAAKAALNVAQLNLEYTRITAPIAGRVSRAEVTVGNLVAPGNGPALTSLVSADRIYAAFDVDEQSYLKVVNGSQGKALPIHLGLADDEGYSREGKLSSVDNRLDSTSGTIRLRALVDNPDGKLVPGLYARIRLGAASQRDALLIDEKAVGTDQAKRFVLVVGESNQTAYREIQLGSIQDGLRVVESGLKAGERIVVNGLQRVRPGDPVTPNLVPMGGAAPAASKG